TGCCGACGGCGATGGCAGCGTAGTTGATGATGTAGCCGGTATGGTTTTGGGCGGTAACAAAAAGAAAGGTGGCCTTGGCGGCCTGTTAGGCGGGCTTTTTGGAGGAAATAAATAAGTTGTTTTAAATTTTATAAACAAAAGGCGTTAAGTAATCACTTAGCGCTTTTTTGTTAAAAACCCTTAAAACCAACACCTTAAAGTATAGTTTTCGTAAATTTATTTGGTGTACTAAATATTCACTAAACGAAAACAGTAGTTCACTCATTTTAGCTATAAAAGCAAATTTATCCGCTTTACTTTTGAAGAAATCACTATAACTAAAAAAACTTATGAAAAAGCTAATTTACATATTATTCCTTTCGGTAATTGTATTGAATTGCAATACCTCAAAGCAAACTACCCAAGCCAACAAAGATGAACGTTTAGAGAGCTTAAAAAAGAACGACACCGTTGTAATTTCAAGTGACGAAACGGAATATGAAATTATCATCATCGAACCCGGATTTAATTTTTGGTTAGCTAGCCAAGCACGGCCAGAAGGCTTTTATACACAAACTTTTTTAGAAAACCGCAACTATCAATATGTGCTTGAGTGGAACAACCGGGTGCTTCAACCACAACGTTACAATCCTAATTTATATGAAATGCAAATTGATTACCAACAGGGCATCGACTACGGCTACGAGGTTAACTACAAGCTATACAATTACTTCATTTATTTCCAGTTAACCTATAAACAAAGATTAGGCCCTTGGGTTCCCCGTATTTAAAATCCTTTTCATTATTTTTGTATTCAAACTGCATATTTTGGAAAAATTAAAAGCACGTTGGAACATAGAACATAATTGGCAAATCGCTGTTATTTTACTTGTATTTGCCATAACAGGTTCTACGGCTTCCTTTATTGGCAAACCTATTTTAAGTTTTTTGAATATCTCAACCGAGAGTTTAGGTGTTTTTGGCTATTGGGCTATTCGAATAGTTTTATTATTCATCATGTACCAATTTTTATTGGTGTGCTTTGGTTGGCTTTTTGGACAACATAAATTCTTTTGGAATTTCGAAAAAAAGATGCTTTGCAGAATTGGCTTAAAACGTTTTGTCGATTAATTGAGTGAACTAAAAAAGCATATCATTTTTAGAGTATTTGCGCTTTTACTCGTAACCATTTTAATGTTACCGGCTGCGATTAAAGCCGTGCATATATTCGAACACCACAATCATAAAGTTTGTCTTGGCGATACATCTACGCATATTCACCAAGTGGATTTAGATTGTGAATTCCAGAAATTTCAATTGAACCAAAACTTTACAATATTTCAAGAACATATTGACATTTACTCACCACAAGAAACACCTTTAAAAACTGTTTCTCAATATTTCTTTATAAGCGAATATCAGCGCTTACCCTTTTCTCTTAGAGGCCCTCCTGCCTTAATTTAATAGTAATGAAGCCGAAGTAAACTTCGACAAAAACACATGATCTCTAATAACAATTATGCTTATTGAGTCCTTTAAACTATTGAAACCTCTTTTCTATAGAGGATTCATCACTATTATTAAATTTAAATACCTATATGAAATTAATCATAAAGGCATTGCTGTTTTTAGCAATCGCCAATCTATACGGCCAAAACACAATACAAGGCACTATAAAAGATACCGAAAACAATAATCCTTTGGTCTTTGTAAACGTTTATATTTCGGATCTTGAAAAGGGAACCACCACCAACGACGATGGTTTTTTTACAATAGATAACCTACCGTCTGGCAACCATAATTTGGTCGTTTCAATTATGGGATATGAAACAAAATCCCTTAAAATAAGCCTACCACTAACACACGAGCT
This genomic stretch from Flavobacteriaceae bacterium GSB9 harbors:
- a CDS encoding DUF6146 family protein, producing the protein MKKLIYILFLSVIVLNCNTSKQTTQANKDERLESLKKNDTVVISSDETEYEIIIIEPGFNFWLASQARPEGFYTQTFLENRNYQYVLEWNNRVLQPQRYNPNLYEMQIDYQQGIDYGYEVNYKLYNYFIYFQLTYKQRLGPWVPRI
- a CDS encoding diacylglyceryl transferase, which translates into the protein MEKLKARWNIEHNWQIAVILLVFAITGSTASFIGKPILSFLNISTESLGVFGYWAIRIVLLFIMYQFLLVCFGWLFGQHKFFWNFEKKMLCRIGLKRFVD